The Trichoderma atroviride chromosome 5, complete sequence genome contains a region encoding:
- a CDS encoding uncharacterized protein (EggNog:ENOG41): MDHPPDPPIKDDLKPGLPYVPGAVLKIQQCMPHPPFGFMYRDMTSRVERMFPWKQFDTASRFCLQYPPLQGKPIANPETRTIVIDSQIRCGDGRGAQVVKCHFEDGETPLVAKIYDPLYYLWDMDDITYNADLEFTNEAAAFVTLQDMDKEHTVGYPRVREALKGSIPRYYGSYTWESQLLDGQRRDVRLILMEYFAFPSMRSIITEGRVESIPAQVRMQLLARAFEIYAWLGFYGVNQHDFAPRNIMVDPDKGRVVLLDFSIAKIRGLYNSKWSAPQGKPPPTNPKHPLHLFKGTWALMDGEGWVPKHLYSAQARYDWFLAQWPDLTMFQPPNWFWYNVHEPSLRKAIEREKAEAKKREDEAEMKEKKRPVQKAKRRRKKRNW, translated from the coding sequence ATGGATCATCCTCCCGACCCGCCTATCAAAGACGACCTCAAGCCGGGCTTGCCATATGTTCCTGGCGCCGTGTTGAAAATCCAACAATGCATGCCTCATCCCCCGTTTGGATTCATGTATCGCGATATGACTTCTCGCGTCGAGCGCATGTTCCCCTGGAAGCAATTCGATACAGCCAGCCGCTTCTGTCTTCAATATCCGCCGCTCCAAGGCAAACCCATCGCCAATCCAGAAACGCGCACCATAGTAATCGACAGCCAGATCAGGTGTGGCGATGGCCGTGGCGCTCAAGTCGTCAAGTGTCATTTCGAGGACGGCGAGACACCGCTTGTCGCCAAAATCTACGATCCACTATACTACCTGTGGGACATGGACGACATTACCTACAATGCAGACTTGGAATTCACCAACGAAGCCGCGGCGTTTGTGACATTGCAAGACATGGACAAGGAGCACACTGTTGGCTACCCTCGGGTGCGAGAAGCTCTGAAAGGGTCAATACCACGATACTATGGGAGCTATACCTGGGAAAGCCAACTACTGGACGGTCAACGACGAGACGTgcgcttgatcttgatggagTACTTTGCTTTCCCCAGTATGCGGTCCATCATCACAGAGGGTAGAGTTGAAAGCATACCGGCCCAAGTTAGGATGCAGCTGCTAGCGAGAGCCTTTGAGATATACGCCTGGCTCGGGTTCTACGGGGTCAACCAGCACGATTTCGCGCCGCGCAACATCATGGTAGACCCAGACAAAGGTCGCGTCGTTCTCTTAGATTTCAGCATCGCAAAGATCCGAGGTCTTTACAACTCCAAGTGGTCCGCTCCCCAGGGCAAACCTCCACCAACCAATCCCAAGCATCCACTTCACCTATTCAAAGGTACATGGGCATTAATGGATGGGGAAGGCTGGGTACCCAAACATTTATATTCCGCTCAGGCGCGATATGACTGGTTTCTTGCCCAATGGCCCGACCTCACGATGTTCCAGCCTCCTAACTGGTTTTGGTACAATGTACATGAGCCAAGTTTGCGAAAAgcaatagagagagagaaggcagaggcaaagaaaagggaagacgaggcagaaatgaaggagaagaaacgGCCAGTTCAAAAGGCtaaaaggagaagaaagaaacgtAATTGGTAG